The Phragmitibacter flavus genome contains a region encoding:
- a CDS encoding 2OG-Fe(II) oxygenase, giving the protein MSEEVRRDHVMWLQNGETTAAQRAYLMLLESLRLAINQQLFLGLFDFEGHFAVYPEGGFYKAHLDRHRESGDRIVSVILYLNADWKPGDGGELKLWTKPADKDGAFELVEPRLGTLVCFMAGDHWHEVLPACKTRRSITGWFRIRS; this is encoded by the coding sequence GTGAGTGAAGAAGTCCGTCGCGATCATGTCATGTGGCTTCAAAACGGCGAAACCACCGCAGCGCAACGAGCCTACCTGATGCTGCTCGAATCCCTCCGACTCGCCATCAACCAACAACTGTTTCTCGGATTGTTCGATTTTGAGGGCCACTTCGCCGTTTATCCCGAGGGCGGATTTTACAAAGCCCATTTGGATCGGCATCGCGAAAGTGGTGACCGCATCGTCTCCGTCATCCTCTACCTCAATGCCGATTGGAAACCCGGTGACGGCGGCGAGCTCAAGTTGTGGACCAAACCCGCTGACAAGGATGGTGCATTTGAACTGGTCGAACCACGGCTCGGCACCCTGGTGTGTTTCATGGCTGGGGATCACTGGCACGAGGTTCTCCCCGCATGCAAAACACGCAGGAGCATCACCGGATGGTTTCGCATCCGATCATGA
- a CDS encoding TIGR02587 family membrane protein, with protein MPKSSTGRPQTRDRSDTHEYLVALARAFGGAVIFSIPIFMTAEMWELGVTAARLRLGLLMILLVPLLVGLSHLCGFEKTFGWLDDVIDAFAACAVGFITASVVLLLFGELHAGMRWDDVVGKVALQAVPGSIGALLAQSEFGQGNAQRVDRSGHRGEFLLMLIGALFLALSVAPTEEIIIIAQQMSTVHVLALITVSLMIMHAFVYAVEFRGSEPIEEGTTSRSLFLRYTIPGYALALLTSLFLLWTFCRTDGLAIQPLVTSMVVLGFPASIGAAAARLII; from the coding sequence ATGCCAAAATCATCAACCGGACGGCCTCAAACTCGCGACAGGAGCGATACACACGAGTATCTCGTCGCCTTGGCGAGGGCGTTCGGAGGCGCGGTCATTTTTTCCATCCCGATCTTCATGACCGCTGAGATGTGGGAGCTGGGAGTCACCGCCGCACGCCTTCGGCTGGGACTGCTGATGATCCTGCTGGTGCCGTTGCTGGTCGGCCTGTCGCACTTGTGCGGTTTCGAAAAAACTTTTGGCTGGCTGGATGATGTGATTGACGCCTTTGCCGCCTGCGCTGTCGGCTTCATCACGGCATCTGTGGTGCTGCTGCTGTTCGGTGAACTCCATGCCGGCATGCGCTGGGATGACGTGGTCGGCAAGGTTGCCTTGCAAGCCGTCCCCGGCAGCATTGGAGCGCTGCTGGCGCAAAGCGAGTTTGGACAAGGGAATGCCCAGCGGGTGGATCGAAGCGGACATCGCGGAGAATTTTTGCTGATGCTGATTGGCGCTCTGTTTCTTGCCCTAAGCGTGGCACCGACCGAGGAGATCATCATTATTGCTCAACAGATGTCGACGGTCCATGTGTTGGCGCTGATCACGGTGTCACTGATGATCATGCATGCCTTTGTGTATGCCGTGGAGTTCCGCGGCAGTGAGCCCATTGAAGAAGGCACGACTTCCAGGAGTTTATTCCTGCGCTACACCATCCCCGGTTATGCCCTGGCTTTGCTGACCAGTCTTTTTCTGTTGTGGACCTTTTGTCGAACTGATGGACTGGCGATCCAGCCCTTGGTGACGTCAATGGTGGTCCTTGGCTTTCCCGCCTCCATCGGAGCCGCCGCCGCCCGTCTAATCATCTAA
- a CDS encoding class I SAM-dependent methyltransferase — protein MNFDRIAPHYRWLEGLLAFGQLQRARTFWIREVQSSHRPANILIIGEGNGRFLQVLIKHCPHAHITCVDSSLRMIELAQSRIGKNASRVQWVHANVQHWQADPASFDLIVTHFFFDCFKPDEVASTVDHLAPMVTRNAAWLIADFCAPSPSAIASRSLLALLYAFFKRTADVTNQSISPPDPWLGQHRFHLRQRRHFACGLLHSDWWQQG, from the coding sequence ATGAACTTCGACCGCATCGCGCCACACTACCGATGGCTCGAAGGTCTTCTGGCATTTGGACAACTGCAGCGGGCGCGAACTTTTTGGATTCGTGAGGTGCAGTCGAGTCACCGCCCAGCCAACATCTTGATCATCGGCGAAGGCAACGGCCGCTTCCTTCAAGTCTTGATCAAACATTGTCCCCACGCGCACATCACCTGCGTGGACTCCAGCCTTCGCATGATCGAACTCGCCCAATCGAGGATCGGCAAAAACGCCTCACGCGTCCAGTGGGTGCATGCCAACGTGCAGCACTGGCAGGCCGATCCCGCGTCGTTTGACCTGATCGTCACGCATTTTTTCTTCGACTGTTTCAAGCCGGATGAGGTAGCCTCCACCGTCGATCATCTGGCACCGATGGTCACCAGGAATGCCGCTTGGTTGATCGCCGACTTCTGCGCGCCCTCGCCAAGCGCCATTGCCTCGCGTTCCCTGCTTGCGCTGTTGTATGCCTTCTTCAAACGAACCGCCGACGTCACCAACCAGTCCATCTCTCCACCAGACCCGTGGTTGGGCCAACATCGATTCCACCTTCGCCAACGTCGCCACTTCGCCTGCGGGCTGCTGCATAGCGACTGGTGGCAGCAGGGTTGA
- a CDS encoding phospholipase D-like domain-containing protein translates to MILRSTAVATARAPVASTKTGVVMWNDRMYTLIRGTAPLPRLRLDRGDPLPPKAGGEAFEGLLDSENLPPRVKGFVQVFVDGEEFFPFYLNAIRRARTSIDVQTYIFDNDPFGVEVADLLKQKSREIPVRVYFDGLGTALAMAKLPENQPEDFKPPYNMRRYLTKDSNVKVRRTMNPYLVADHTKLHLIDGRTAFLGGMNIGTEYRHEWHDLMVAVEGPVVDELIDLYNYRWNGEDWRRNWGLTGWWGDKKDAKSASTPIPANHLQDLRVLRTDTPAGKRDIMKAALLAIRSASTRIWVQTPYFSSDEIAEELEDASERGVDVRIIIPGENDSDLMTLSNLEALKDLIKSGARVYEYPGMTHLKAMVCDDWAMFGSANKDTLSMRINRELSLATSDPRTVKTLEQRLFLKDFRISKPVTEESLTHWGGPIIDRIGDQL, encoded by the coding sequence ATGATATTGAGGTCAACCGCCGTTGCCACCGCACGTGCACCCGTTGCTTCCACCAAAACAGGGGTGGTGATGTGGAACGACCGGATGTATACCTTGATCCGAGGCACCGCCCCGTTGCCCCGGCTGCGGCTTGATCGTGGCGACCCGCTCCCACCAAAAGCCGGTGGCGAAGCATTCGAAGGTCTGCTTGATTCGGAAAACCTGCCGCCGCGCGTCAAGGGATTCGTTCAGGTCTTCGTGGATGGAGAAGAATTTTTTCCGTTTTACCTGAACGCGATTCGCCGGGCCCGAACCAGTATCGATGTGCAAACCTACATCTTCGACAACGATCCCTTCGGCGTGGAAGTCGCCGACTTGCTCAAGCAGAAATCCCGCGAGATCCCCGTGCGCGTTTACTTTGACGGACTCGGCACCGCCCTTGCCATGGCAAAATTACCCGAGAACCAACCGGAGGATTTCAAGCCCCCTTACAATATGCGCCGTTATCTCACCAAAGACTCCAATGTCAAGGTGCGCCGCACCATGAACCCTTACCTGGTGGCAGACCACACCAAACTGCACCTCATTGATGGCCGCACCGCCTTTCTCGGCGGCATGAACATTGGCACGGAATACCGGCACGAATGGCATGACCTGATGGTGGCCGTCGAAGGCCCCGTGGTGGACGAACTCATCGATCTCTACAACTACCGCTGGAACGGCGAGGACTGGCGGCGCAACTGGGGTCTGACCGGATGGTGGGGTGATAAGAAGGATGCCAAGAGCGCTTCAACCCCCATCCCGGCCAACCACCTGCAAGACCTCCGTGTTTTGCGCACCGACACCCCTGCTGGCAAACGCGACATCATGAAGGCCGCACTATTGGCCATCCGCAGTGCCTCCACGCGCATCTGGGTTCAAACCCCTTATTTCTCCAGCGACGAAATCGCCGAAGAACTCGAAGACGCCTCCGAGCGCGGCGTCGATGTGCGCATCATCATTCCCGGCGAAAATGATTCTGATCTCATGACTTTGAGCAATCTTGAAGCCCTCAAAGACCTCATCAAAAGTGGTGCCAGAGTGTATGAATATCCTGGCATGACCCATCTCAAAGCGATGGTTTGCGATGACTGGGCAATGTTTGGCTCCGCCAATAAGGACACCCTGAGCATGCGCATCAATCGCGAACTCAGCCTGGCCACCTCCGATCCACGCACCGTGAAAACTTTGGAACAACGACTGTTCCTGAAGGACTTTCGAATTTCCAAGCCAGTCACCGAAGAATCGCTCACCCATTGGGGCGGCCCCATCATAGACCGTATCGGCGATCAACTTTAA
- a CDS encoding LysR family transcriptional regulator, with the protein MELRHLRYFVAVAEEQNVTRAALRLHVTQPPLTRQIQDLEAELGIALFRRTGKSIHLTDAGNLFLREARAVLNRAEAAVRNLQSSLQRSQIELNIGYAPSPTVEILPKVLRRFNKRNQEVKMTLHDLSSPEMVSGMNDGSLDASFMMKPPKRLARGLNFVPLKTYPIAVATSPLHPLAKKRRIEIADILKHPLVGYSRIQYPDYHEFLRRIVGTGTYRKLQFAKECDSGMTLIAAIESGKGVAITSSSLGATAGKRLVLIPIHPAPSPAVVGLAYPSKNFNPTRALQRLIDSALAVAET; encoded by the coding sequence ATGGAACTTCGCCATCTTCGATACTTTGTGGCGGTGGCGGAGGAACAGAACGTCACCCGGGCCGCCTTAAGGTTGCATGTTACCCAACCACCTCTGACGCGACAGATTCAGGACCTGGAGGCCGAGCTGGGTATCGCTTTGTTTCGGCGCACCGGGAAATCGATCCACCTCACCGACGCCGGAAATCTCTTTCTTCGGGAAGCCAGGGCCGTTCTGAATCGGGCAGAGGCCGCAGTGCGCAATCTTCAGTCTTCGCTTCAACGATCACAAATCGAGTTGAACATTGGATACGCCCCCTCGCCCACCGTTGAGATTCTCCCCAAGGTGCTACGTCGATTCAACAAGAGAAATCAGGAGGTCAAGATGACTCTCCACGACCTTTCTTCACCTGAAATGGTCAGCGGCATGAATGACGGATCATTGGACGCTTCTTTCATGATGAAACCTCCGAAACGCCTGGCGCGCGGCCTGAATTTTGTGCCCCTCAAAACTTATCCCATTGCCGTGGCGACCTCTCCCCTCCATCCTCTGGCAAAGAAACGCCGTATCGAAATCGCCGACATATTGAAGCATCCCCTGGTGGGTTATTCGCGAATTCAATACCCTGACTACCACGAATTTCTGCGGCGAATTGTCGGCACAGGCACCTACCGAAAGCTGCAATTCGCCAAAGAGTGCGACAGTGGCATGACGTTGATTGCCGCCATCGAATCCGGCAAAGGCGTGGCCATCACCTCTTCAAGTCTGGGTGCAACCGCAGGCAAACGACTCGTATTGATTCCCATCCACCCCGCCCCCAGCCCCGCCGTGGTTGGCCTTGCTTATCCCTCCAAAAATTTCAACCCAACTCGCGCCCTGCAAAGGCTCATCGACTCCGCCCTGGCGGTCGCTGAAACTTGA
- a CDS encoding calcium/sodium antiporter, whose product MLLSVTLIVAGLVALYYGAEWLVRGATSLALKLGMTPLIAGLTVVAFGTSSPELVVSLTATLQGQGDIALGNVVGSNIFNIAVILAITAIIVPLRVEFQLLKFDTPFMIASAGLFLWFFQDRSIDSIEAAILFGLLVVYVAVNVWLAKRQTTAAVNSEYASGMEAVDATATTPGWKIALLLVIGLGVLVAGSKAFVSGAVEIARTFQISEAIIGLTIVAAGTSLPELASSLVAAMRKQADIAIGNVIGSSIFNILCILGISGMAAGPLQGPGISQVDLYVMFGFSLVLMPILWTSSMVRRWEGVVLLAGYGAYLAFIWPK is encoded by the coding sequence ATGCTGCTTAGCGTTACCCTCATCGTTGCCGGTTTGGTGGCCCTTTACTACGGGGCGGAATGGCTCGTCCGGGGAGCAACCTCGCTGGCGCTGAAACTCGGCATGACACCGTTGATAGCTGGTCTGACCGTGGTGGCGTTTGGCACCAGCAGTCCTGAGCTGGTGGTCAGTCTCACCGCCACTTTGCAGGGACAGGGCGACATTGCGTTGGGTAATGTGGTGGGGTCCAACATTTTCAACATTGCCGTGATTCTTGCGATCACGGCAATCATCGTGCCTCTACGGGTGGAGTTTCAGCTTCTCAAGTTCGACACCCCGTTCATGATTGCATCCGCCGGATTGTTTCTATGGTTTTTTCAGGACCGCTCCATCGACAGCATTGAGGCGGCGATTTTGTTCGGTTTGTTGGTGGTTTATGTGGCGGTCAATGTGTGGTTGGCGAAGCGGCAAACGACGGCTGCGGTGAACAGCGAATATGCCTCAGGCATGGAGGCGGTGGATGCCACTGCGACGACTCCTGGATGGAAGATTGCCCTGTTGTTGGTGATTGGTCTCGGTGTCCTGGTGGCGGGTTCGAAAGCTTTCGTGAGCGGCGCGGTGGAGATCGCGAGAACTTTTCAGATCAGCGAAGCGATCATTGGGCTGACGATTGTAGCAGCGGGGACGAGCCTGCCTGAACTGGCTTCGTCATTGGTGGCGGCCATGCGCAAGCAGGCTGACATCGCAATCGGCAACGTGATCGGCTCCAGTATTTTCAACATCCTTTGTATCCTTGGCATTTCGGGAATGGCTGCGGGTCCGTTGCAGGGACCGGGGATCAGTCAGGTGGATCTGTATGTGATGTTCGGCTTTTCGTTGGTATTGATGCCGATTCTCTGGACGAGTTCGATGGTGCGACGTTGGGAGGGAGTCGTGTTGCTGGCGGGTTACGGTGCCTATCTGGCGTTCATCTGGCCCAAGTAA
- a CDS encoding nucleoid-associated protein, whose translation MPAKIRFSSSIATGLVLAKIGNPQRDEPLLTSRDVFKVDEADQATLTTIFVKPFRNLVGHRFSHHSSLEQHEMNTLAKAIFTSEDGLGLLEKGCDIAKRLYSKSNHPNIKAGDLCISLIKDIEFDGKMTKGLCILKSESVTPFLSISTRNGDLQLHTEQGINPEKIDKGCLIIDVHSDQGYYVLTFDRTSGESRFWVRDFLGVKVVTDASYLTKSYADMAVSFLEQETPKEDDNSPPWETCVAAREALEFFEGRESFDLGEFEQQVLKSPEVVAKFTEHRNKIEEESGQPLEKNFEISKKDISKAKKKIGAIMKLDNGVEIHLKSNFLLEPSNPTIERGFDDEKKMKFVKVYYHQETPGS comes from the coding sequence ATGCCTGCCAAAATTCGCTTCAGCTCCTCCATCGCCACCGGTCTCGTGCTCGCCAAAATCGGCAATCCGCAGCGAGACGAGCCATTGCTGACCTCGCGCGATGTATTCAAGGTGGATGAGGCGGACCAGGCCACCCTGACCACCATCTTCGTCAAGCCGTTCCGCAATCTGGTGGGCCACCGGTTCAGCCATCATTCTTCGCTGGAGCAGCATGAAATGAACACGCTGGCCAAGGCGATCTTCACTTCGGAAGACGGACTCGGACTGCTGGAAAAGGGTTGCGACATCGCCAAACGGCTTTATTCAAAGTCCAATCATCCCAACATCAAGGCGGGCGACCTGTGCATCTCGCTCATCAAGGACATCGAGTTTGACGGCAAAATGACCAAAGGATTGTGCATTCTCAAGTCGGAGAGCGTGACGCCGTTTTTGAGCATCTCCACGCGCAATGGCGACCTTCAATTGCACACCGAGCAGGGCATCAACCCGGAAAAAATTGACAAGGGCTGCCTGATCATTGATGTGCATTCCGATCAGGGATATTATGTGCTGACGTTTGACCGCACCAGCGGTGAGTCGCGTTTCTGGGTGCGTGATTTTCTTGGGGTCAAGGTGGTGACCGATGCGTCCTACCTGACCAAATCCTATGCCGACATGGCGGTGTCGTTTCTTGAGCAAGAAACGCCGAAGGAAGACGACAATTCACCGCCTTGGGAGACTTGTGTGGCCGCCCGTGAGGCGCTGGAGTTTTTTGAAGGGCGGGAAAGTTTTGATCTGGGTGAGTTTGAGCAACAGGTGCTGAAAAGTCCGGAAGTGGTGGCCAAATTCACCGAACACCGCAACAAGATTGAGGAAGAAAGCGGTCAGCCATTGGAGAAAAATTTTGAGATCTCCAAGAAGGATATCAGCAAGGCGAAAAAGAAGATCGGTGCCATCATGAAACTCGACAACGGCGTCGAGATTCATCTCAAATCAAATTTCCTGCTTGAGCCGAGCAATCCGACCATTGAGCGGGGATTCGATGATGAGAAGAAGATGAAATTCGTGAAGGTGTATTACCATCAGGAAACTCCGGGCTCTTAA
- a CDS encoding SAM-dependent methyltransferase gives MDSSLPTPAAASWLIRIPELFSPFIPEILQRLATTSVTKLGNEYFVIKLPDPSLIRHSPVALFITWNVPIHHSWPCNPQKMEGFVEKAALTLAGKFQAMNPQSLLISPLLPGLPNSYYKSLASNLRGRALQLFEPLPPHEAEEQDSTRPTLFCFVGKEGLFAGIQSPKQSNGFYAGGTRYIRQEAEQSISRAGAKVAEALHYLRLYRPEPAEGSRWLELGASPGGMTSELLARKQRVTAIDRAPLEPRLNGSPGLSFVKADVATFKTTPGFVYDALLCDLNGDPHQSIKHVIRLSDSLCSFGLIIFTLKTPGADTLEDLITLHDSVVTTASKAGLTLLASTHLNYNRQEFTLFFQTLLEA, from the coding sequence TTGGATTCCAGCCTTCCCACACCAGCCGCAGCTTCCTGGCTGATTCGTATCCCCGAACTTTTCTCGCCTTTCATCCCAGAGATTCTGCAACGTCTCGCCACCACCAGCGTGACCAAACTGGGCAACGAGTATTTTGTGATCAAGCTGCCTGATCCTTCGCTGATCCGCCACTCGCCCGTGGCGCTTTTTATCACTTGGAATGTGCCCATTCATCACAGCTGGCCGTGCAATCCGCAAAAAATGGAAGGGTTTGTCGAAAAAGCAGCCCTCACCCTCGCGGGGAAATTCCAGGCCATGAATCCCCAGTCGTTGCTGATCTCGCCATTGCTGCCAGGACTGCCCAATTCTTATTACAAAAGCCTCGCCTCCAATCTGCGCGGAAGAGCGCTGCAATTGTTCGAACCCCTTCCGCCGCACGAAGCCGAAGAACAGGACAGCACCCGCCCAACCCTGTTCTGTTTTGTCGGCAAGGAAGGTTTGTTTGCCGGCATTCAGAGCCCCAAACAAAGCAACGGATTCTACGCTGGAGGAACCCGCTACATCCGGCAGGAAGCCGAACAATCCATCAGCCGAGCCGGAGCCAAGGTGGCGGAAGCTTTGCATTACCTGCGACTCTACCGACCTGAGCCAGCCGAAGGCAGCCGCTGGCTGGAACTCGGTGCCAGTCCGGGAGGCATGACCTCCGAACTGCTCGCCCGCAAACAACGCGTCACCGCCATCGATCGCGCCCCGCTCGAACCGAGATTGAATGGCTCGCCAGGACTCAGCTTCGTCAAGGCCGACGTCGCCACCTTCAAGACCACTCCCGGCTTTGTTTATGACGCTCTCCTCTGCGATCTGAATGGCGATCCGCATCAATCCATCAAGCACGTCATTCGATTGTCCGACAGCCTCTGCTCCTTTGGTCTGATCATCTTCACCTTAAAAACCCCTGGAGCCGACACCCTCGAAGATCTGATCACGCTGCACGATTCCGTGGTCACCACTGCCTCAAAAGCAGGACTCACCTTGCTCGCCTCCACGCATTTGAATTACAACCGGCAGGAGTTCACGTTGTTCTTTCAAACCCTGCTTGAGGCGTGA
- a CDS encoding SMI1/KNR4 family protein, whose protein sequence is MTGDPFEQTNQIGQRQQKGCLLTFMVWAAAIGWLVWIGRQLGRRDSWEDWVTFGAYVVLIFIAPTLGILQAMDLKPYLDWKNRRTGQSFFYRGLITLGCWLLALVMTVFGVVGLFIGIREMWEANSIKQGLTALGVCGLGGMLTLGGGWLFAMPFRNQTASTEEEDRLRLDQHQHRLTHPHFASIEEAIGFPLPASYKVMFMASSDWMTKEWWLHPNGLEDEEVMYSFTELEPAHVEALRIHPEIDGPFLCFGRGDDGEEELWLQLGAPDPPVWHSNGGSHPPADQIEPVAGSFSEFLRWPKQEA, encoded by the coding sequence ATGACCGGTGATCCGTTCGAGCAAACCAATCAGATCGGTCAAAGACAGCAGAAAGGCTGCCTGTTGACGTTCATGGTTTGGGCGGCGGCCATTGGTTGGTTGGTCTGGATTGGCCGGCAGTTGGGCAGGCGCGATTCTTGGGAGGACTGGGTGACCTTTGGTGCCTATGTGGTGCTGATTTTTATCGCGCCAACACTGGGAATCTTGCAGGCGATGGATCTCAAGCCTTATCTGGATTGGAAGAACCGGCGCACGGGCCAATCGTTTTTTTATCGTGGTTTGATCACCTTGGGTTGTTGGTTGCTCGCATTGGTCATGACGGTTTTTGGGGTGGTTGGTCTGTTCATCGGCATTCGAGAGATGTGGGAAGCCAACTCAATAAAGCAGGGACTGACTGCGTTGGGGGTGTGTGGTTTAGGGGGGATGCTAACTTTGGGTGGAGGGTGGTTGTTTGCGATGCCGTTTAGAAATCAAACAGCTTCGACTGAAGAGGAAGACCGGTTGCGTCTCGATCAGCATCAACATCGTCTTACTCATCCGCATTTTGCATCGATTGAAGAAGCGATCGGCTTTCCATTGCCGGCCTCTTACAAGGTGATGTTCATGGCGAGTTCCGATTGGATGACCAAAGAATGGTGGCTTCATCCCAACGGACTGGAAGATGAAGAAGTGATGTATTCGTTCACCGAGCTGGAACCGGCGCATGTGGAGGCCCTGCGCATCCATCCTGAGATTGACGGGCCGTTTCTGTGTTTCGGACGAGGCGATGATGGTGAAGAAGAACTCTGGCTACAACTTGGCGCACCTGATCCACCAGTTTGGCATTCAAATGGAGGATCGCATCCCCCTGCGGATCAGATCGAACCAGTTGCCGGAAGCTTCTCCGAGTTTTTGCGCTGGCCGAAACAGGAGGCGTAG
- a CDS encoding L,D-transpeptidase family protein, with amino-acid sequence MSAHRTSTYSLADCMIGFSGLVFNFLLVALASMVVSGEGHAARPISEIEPLTRLQVFLDRQGFSPGKIDGRDGGFTRKAIALYRQSRGEVLPVDAPAGNSANVDGLDLQSIDPVFVEYEVTEDDIELLGKMASTVEEQAKQESMPYVTAAELIAEKFHCDVDFLAELNPGKTDSIKAGDQLKVPNVEPFDLVALQKPFPELPAEQAANIALKIDVVKNMLSVFDQGQLVAAYPVTIGGLETLSPVGEWKVKGVARMPDFRYDKRVLKEGIRSEDFHILKPGPNNPVGVIWIALDKSGLGIHGTNEPDTIGRSASHGCVRLANWDVARLAKIVKTGVAVSIK; translated from the coding sequence ATGTCGGCGCATCGCACATCAACCTATTCCTTGGCGGATTGCATGATCGGATTCAGCGGACTGGTGTTCAATTTTCTTTTGGTTGCCCTGGCATCCATGGTAGTCAGCGGAGAAGGGCACGCGGCTCGTCCGATATCGGAGATCGAACCTCTCACGCGCCTTCAAGTTTTTCTCGACCGACAAGGATTTAGCCCCGGCAAGATCGACGGTCGCGATGGGGGATTTACCCGGAAGGCCATTGCCCTCTATCGACAATCGCGTGGAGAAGTGCTCCCTGTGGACGCTCCTGCGGGGAATTCCGCGAACGTGGATGGTCTCGATCTTCAATCGATCGACCCCGTGTTTGTAGAGTATGAGGTGACTGAAGATGACATCGAGTTGTTGGGCAAAATGGCGTCCACGGTGGAAGAGCAGGCCAAACAGGAATCCATGCCCTATGTCACGGCGGCGGAACTCATTGCAGAGAAGTTTCACTGCGATGTCGACTTCCTTGCCGAGCTCAATCCAGGGAAGACGGACAGCATTAAAGCGGGCGATCAATTAAAGGTGCCGAATGTGGAGCCGTTTGATTTGGTGGCTCTCCAAAAACCGTTTCCTGAACTCCCGGCGGAGCAGGCGGCAAATATCGCGTTGAAAATTGATGTGGTAAAAAACATGCTCAGCGTGTTTGATCAGGGGCAGTTGGTGGCGGCTTATCCAGTGACCATCGGCGGATTGGAGACGCTTTCTCCGGTAGGCGAATGGAAGGTGAAGGGTGTCGCACGGATGCCCGATTTCCGTTATGACAAACGGGTGTTGAAGGAGGGGATCCGGAGCGAAGATTTCCACATTCTCAAACCCGGACCCAATAATCCGGTGGGGGTCATTTGGATCGCCCTGGACAAAAGCGGGTTGGGGATCCATGGCACCAATGAGCCGGATACCATCGGTCGGTCCGCCAGTCATGGTTGTGTCAGGCTGGCGAACTGGGATGTGGCGAGACTTGCCAAGATTGTCAAAACGGGTGTGGCCGTCAGCATCAAATGA
- a CDS encoding DMP19 family protein: MLNVLAAKFRCIGVALVSATSIWLTCLTFAETPSIRLREILAGFDEREVLDNGDNASTLAHMRWLETERGKHDLAFLIENSDQISPFVRAELAMELGRTGSTLVIPLVKQVLEDKENGKLALAGVFYACNLNQANQEFRKALAPSVIPWIGNDQLPDLDSAIGLLVCMDEKLARETLVNDKYLFPDARHVRAVLHFFNKECLSIPLNFVESLITHWIEKGNKYDSYYRDRNGLKEAIHALAFHQPQRALEMTEQLVQQSPGLSEAYSEVVLAACGFTKLYQVLCEYEDDAKRFDELPESAKVFFSVTFFEAAHFYGGIAQAFGGPSGNYLLWVRKGYAEIGEPWNVEWLDFMCRPFGIGGPSKDRERRNQQMMSMTPSFWDQEDELKAAYEEKTKDREIEIKFCTKWALSKFALKHVEVLKHVIASNPVQSP, translated from the coding sequence ATGCTTAACGTTCTCGCAGCAAAATTTCGATGTATCGGAGTGGCTCTTGTGAGCGCCACTTCGATATGGCTAACGTGTCTGACTTTCGCTGAAACCCCATCAATCCGGCTCCGGGAGATTCTCGCGGGATTTGATGAACGTGAAGTCCTTGATAATGGAGATAATGCTTCGACTTTAGCGCACATGCGCTGGTTGGAGACGGAGCGGGGTAAACACGACTTGGCATTTCTAATCGAAAATTCCGACCAAATCAGTCCATTCGTGAGGGCTGAACTAGCGATGGAATTGGGCAGGACTGGATCAACATTAGTGATTCCGCTGGTAAAGCAGGTGTTGGAAGACAAGGAAAACGGCAAGTTAGCGCTCGCGGGCGTTTTTTATGCCTGTAACTTGAATCAAGCGAATCAAGAATTCCGCAAAGCTCTGGCTCCATCTGTCATCCCTTGGATTGGAAATGATCAACTTCCAGATCTAGATTCGGCAATTGGCTTGCTGGTTTGCATGGATGAAAAACTTGCTAGAGAGACTTTGGTGAATGACAAATACCTTTTTCCTGATGCGCGTCATGTTCGTGCTGTTTTACACTTTTTTAACAAGGAGTGCCTTTCGATCCCGTTAAATTTTGTGGAGAGTTTGATCACTCACTGGATTGAGAAGGGCAACAAGTATGATTCATATTACCGTGATCGAAATGGGCTAAAAGAAGCCATTCATGCGCTGGCTTTTCATCAACCGCAGCGGGCATTGGAAATGACTGAGCAACTGGTTCAACAATCGCCCGGCCTTAGCGAGGCTTACAGTGAAGTGGTGCTTGCTGCATGCGGTTTCACGAAGCTTTATCAAGTATTGTGTGAATACGAAGATGATGCGAAGAGGTTCGATGAGTTACCCGAGTCTGCGAAAGTGTTTTTCTCCGTAACCTTCTTTGAAGCGGCTCATTTTTATGGTGGTATAGCGCAAGCTTTCGGCGGTCCATCGGGAAACTATTTGCTTTGGGTCAGAAAAGGGTATGCGGAAATCGGCGAACCATGGAACGTGGAATGGCTCGACTTCATGTGCCGGCCATTTGGAATCGGCGGCCCTTCAAAAGATCGAGAACGCCGCAACCAGCAAATGATGTCGATGACTCCAAGTTTTTGGGATCAAGAAGACGAGTTAAAAGCGGCATATGAAGAAAAAACTAAAGACCGAGAAATCGAAATTAAATTCTGCACGAAATGGGCACTATCGAAATTTGCGTTGAAACATGTGGAGGTTCTTAAGCATGTGATTGCAAGCAACCCAGTCCAATCGCCGTAA